Below is a window of Gemmatimonadota bacterium DNA.
CGTACCGCATCGCTGGCACGCTGCTCTGGCTGCGGCTGGGGCGGCCGCTGCTGCCGGGCGACAGCCTCGCGCTCGAGCTGGCCTGGCGGTTCACCGTGCCGCCGCAGGGCGCCCCTCGCACAGGGCACATCGACCGCATCGTCTACCACGTCGCCCAGTGGTATCCGCAGGTCGCGGTTTATGACGATGTGGACGGCTGGCACACCGACCCGTATCTGGGCGAGGGCGAGTTCTACCTCGAGTACGGCGACTTCGACGTCTCGCTCACGCTGCCGGAGGGGTGGCTGGTGGCCGCGACGGGTGAGCTGCAGAACGCGGAGGAGGTCCTGCCCGAGCCGGTCCGGCAACGGCTGCGGCTGGCGCTCGAGTCGGATACCGTGGTGCACGTGGTGAGCGCGGAGGAGCGGGGGTCGGGCAAGGCGACGCAGCAGGCGCCAGGAGGGCAGCTCACCTGGGAGTTCCGCGCCCGGCGGGTGCGCGACTTCGCCTTCGCGGCCTCCAGCCGCTACGTGTGGGACGCGACGCGCGCCCGCTCGCCGCCCGCGGACAGCGGCGCGTTGCCGGGGGTGGTGGCCGTGCATGCGCTTTACCGGCCTCAGGCCGGGGCCTGGCGGCAGGCGGCGCGCTATGCGCGGCACGCGCTCGAGTTCCATTCGGGGCAGGTGCACGCCTACGTCTACCCGCAGATCACGGCGGCGGAGGGGCCGGTGGGCGGCATGGAGTATCCGATGCTGGTGTTCGTGCGCGCGTTCAATGATTCGTTCACGCTGTACTCGGTGCTGGCGCACGAGGTCGGGCACCAGTGGTACCCCATGATGGTGGGCTCGGACGAGCCGGAGTTCGCCTGGCAGGACGAGGGGCTGGCCACCTACATCGAGAACCTGGCGGCTGCGGACCTCTTCCCGGGCGCGGAGCCCTTTGCCGGCGACCATCTGCGCTACCTGGCGCTGGCCGGCACGGACCAGGAGCAGCCCATGATGCGACACGCGGACCGCTATGCTCCCGGGCTGGCGCGGGTGGTCGCCTCCTACTCCAAGCCGGCCCTGGCGCTGCGCGCGCTGGGCGAGGTGGTGGGCGACTCGGTGCTGCGGGAAGGCCTGCGCGAGTATACCCGCCGCTGGCTGTTCCGCCACCCTATGCCGCTCGACTTCTTCCACACCCTCGAGGAGGTGGCCGGCCGCGACCTGGACTGGTTCTGGCTCCCCTGGTGGTTCGAGACGGCCGTGCTGGACCAGGCGGTCACTGCTGTGGACGTGGCACCCGACCCGCCCGGCGAGCGGGTTTCGGTGACCGTCGAGAACCAGGGCGGACTGGCGCTGCCGGCCGAGCTGGTGCTCACGCTGGCGAGTGGGGAGACCCGCCGCGTCGTGGTGCCTGTCGATGTGTGGCTGATGGGCGGCCGGCGGCATACGGAGACGCTGGCTGTGCCCGCGGCAGTGCTGCGCATCGAGATCGATCCGGACCAGTCGCTGCCGGACGTGGACCGGAGGGACAACGTCTGGGAGCGGGGGAAGTGAGACGCGGCGACGCGGCGACACTGCGACACGGCGCCGCGGGGAAAGAGGGACGCGGCCGGGCGAGGTGGGCGTCGCCCATCCCATGGCTGCCGTTCCGGGCTGCGGGCTCGGGATCGGGCTCCGCAGCGGCTGGAGCCGCCGCTGGGCTCGGGCTCGGAAGTCGCCGCGTCGCCGTGTCGCCTCCTCGCCGTCTCGCCCCGTATGGGGGCGCCTCGGCGTTGGCAGCGGCGGCGTTCCTCTGGGGGTGCAGTCTGCCGCTCTGGCCCGTCGAGGGGCCGATCAGCTCGCCCTTCGGGCTGAGGTTGCGCGGCCCGCTGCCGGAGGTGCACGAGGGGGTGGACATCCGCGTGCCGGACGGCACGTCGGTGCTGGCCATGGCCGGGGGCCGTGTGCTCTACGCGGGAGCAATGGCGGGATACGGCCTCACCGTGATCCTGCAGCACGATTCTCACGTGCGCACGGTTTACGCTCACCTCTCGGAGCTGCGCGTGCGGAAGGGCGAGGAGGTGCGGGGGCGCCAGGTGGTCGGGCTCTCCGGCCGCACGGGCAACGCGCAAGGTGCGCACCTCCACTTC
It encodes the following:
- a CDS encoding M1 family metallopeptidase — protein: MARWVGITDSNSSARRLLLPILLLAGCGAPPRPVHPTPSAPTPAAADSAGAAPELGAAEPAPAAAPRAVPPAAAVQPIPMPPSFAAALEAGTRTLRGVPGPRYWQQRVSYRIAAELDPRTARLQAEETITYFNQSPDTLGTLVLHLYQNLFRGGEARNRRVPVTGGMIVERVAVEGWAAARADGSPEPAPGQPAYRIAGTLLWLRLGRPLLPGDSLALELAWRFTVPPQGAPRTGHIDRIVYHVAQWYPQVAVYDDVDGWHTDPYLGEGEFYLEYGDFDVSLTLPEGWLVAATGELQNAEEVLPEPVRQRLRLALESDTVVHVVSAEERGSGKATQQAPGGQLTWEFRARRVRDFAFAASSRYVWDATRARSPPADSGALPGVVAVHALYRPQAGAWRQAARYARHALEFHSGQVHAYVYPQITAAEGPVGGMEYPMLVFVRAFNDSFTLYSVLAHEVGHQWYPMMVGSDEPEFAWQDEGLATYIENLAAADLFPGAEPFAGDHLRYLALAGTDQEQPMMRHADRYAPGLARVVASYSKPALALRALGEVVGDSVLREGLREYTRRWLFRHPMPLDFFHTLEEVAGRDLDWFWLPWWFETAVLDQAVTAVDVAPDPPGERVSVTVENQGGLALPAELVLTLASGETRRVVVPVDVWLMGGRRHTETLAVPAAVLRIEIDPDQSLPDVDRRDNVWERGK